Proteins encoded in a region of the Babesia bovis T2Bo chromosome 4 map unlocalized Chr4_2, whole genome shotgun sequence genome:
- a CDS encoding putative integral membrane protein, which produces MPHGAYVVHYGPVAAIWALVTVISSHSGAIVLPAPNHMNHVFQPADTLAFNSFELAKIFGRLTDQSPIGSVLATPTCSNLDANVQKRRKWHGIFEREDEEIDSNQFRSRLAATKLVWPTYYVANRQTPYLVPDKQRHKFKLKGYLGHVVPTDLQKTNVPKEGDPRDQKVVNIGSQPLDKAAADTVFKALSHKDGKLTINHILAFIKYHSPLLEMVNWETFIASLPVGPDDIPV; this is translated from the exons ATGCCACATGGAGCTTATGTAGTTCATTACGGACCAGTGGCCGCAATATGGGCCCTGGTTACCGTAATATCCAGTCATTCCGGGGCCATTGTGTTACCAGCGCCAAATCACATGAATCATGTTTTCCAACCTGCAGACACGCTGGCATTTAATTCATTTGAATTGGCAAAG ATTTTCGGTCGTTTAACAGATCAATCGCCCATAGGCAGCGTTCTGGCCACTCCCACCTGTAGCAACCTAGACGCCAATGTGCAAAAACGCCGCAAATGGCATGGCATTTTCGAACGTGAAGACGAGGAAATTGATAGCAACCAGTTCCGTAGCCGGCTTGCAGCAACTAAGCTCGTTTGGCCAACCTACTACGTCGCCAACCGGCAGACTCCCTACTTGGTACCAGATAAACAACGCCACAAATTCAAGTTAAAGGGATACCTGGGTCACG TAGTGCCCACTGATCTGCAAAAAACAAACGTCCCAAAGGAAGGCGACCCCCGTGATCAGAAAGTTGTTAACATTGGCAGCCAGCCACTCGATAAAGCGGCTGCTG ATACGGTCTTCAAGGCACTAAGTCATAAAGATGGCAAATTGACGATTAACCATATATTGGCATTCATCAAATACCACTCCCCGTTGCTAGAAATGGTCAACTGGGAGACTTTCATCGCATCTCTACCAGTGGGTCCAGATGATATACCCGTATAG
- a CDS encoding Hsp20/alpha crystallin family protein: MYYSGSMNIPIDRGSTYGHTVVPMIRLYNPSRIVSQNRGIYVPKYKFWNPLNPSDVLKAAYGYSDPWSRPSCFTPPVTGRCPLPGRTIPTDNLLRRYMDDMNRWVFGDDYVSPFSRYHDDSFNSIMDVGRSVLNNTWDMMEPFHKMWMYPRYPDHSNPDISVDLQNYRISRERGSFGKPRVCPLRDPLLYNSGTYSNPREQSDMNIIRKEDDRSYKLSFTIPNVNAKNIKIKIRDGLLTVSGHAERVKRGDHESEMRYSESFQHSVSLPRDAMELDAKARLRNDTLTIEIPKRH, from the coding sequence atgtATTATAGTGGCAGTATGAATATTCCAATTGACCGTGGAAGCACGTATGGTCACACAGTTGTTCCTATGATTAGACTATACAATCCTAGTAGGATAGTAAGTCAGAATCGGGGTATATATGTTCCAAAGTACAAGTTCTGGAATCCATTAAATCCGTCGGATGTACTCAAAGCTGCATATGGATACAGTGATCCGTGGAGCAGACCTTCATGTTTTACTCCACCGGTGACTGGACGGTGTCCATTACCAGGTCGTACTATTCCAACGGACAACCTTTTAAGGAGATATATGGATGATATGAACAGATGGGTATTTGGAGATGATTATGTATCGCCTTTTTCTAGGTATCATGATGATTCTTTTAATAGTATCATGGACGTTGGAAGGTCGGTTCTCAATAACACCTGGGATATGATGGAGCCATTCCACAAAATGTGGATGTATCCTAGATATCCCGATCACAGCAATCCAGACATCTCTGTAGACCTGCAGAACTATCGTATATCTAGGGAACGGGGCTCATTTGGGAAGCCTAGAGTATGCCCATTAAGGGATCCGCTGTTATATAACAGTGGCACATATAGCAATCCCAGGGAACAATCGGACATGAATATAATCCGGAAAGAGGACGACCGAAGCTACAAGTTATCATTCACTATACCTAATGTAAATGCTAAAAACATAAAGATAAAGATTCGCGACGGTCTTTTGACAGTTTCTGGTCATGCAGAACGGGTAAAACGCGGCGATCATGAATCCGAAATGCGTTATTCCGAGAGCTTCCAGCACTCCGTTAGCTTACCGCGGGATGCCATGGAACTCGATGCGAAAGCGAGGTTGCGCAACGACACATTAACCATTGAAATACCGAAAAGACATTAG
- a CDS encoding putative aspartyl-tRNA synthetase, with amino-acid sequence MALRKPSFVLLIFHSVRLLVLRGSYTARSSCTSGRFHSPGYVHQRFLSSSPSRLHIMDKREDNLDQVISPAAQAKLDAKQQRLKAREEQERQKQLLLETTVSDLDSASFGYLLPTISCLPTRQWVEIKDIDSAEGQVVWLRGRINDVRGKGTMTFIILRQQHESLQCIVDSRQEMVSKDMAKWAASLSMESIVDVLGKVVRPEVPVTSTTAKCELQVHKLICISKANPTMPFLIRDANNTDDEEACKNPSVIKVNQDTRLDNRPLDLRATLNLAIFKIQSEICQQFRNFLLKRDFIEIHSPKLLGGTSEGGCNVFKLKYFDNDACLAQSPQLYKQLAVVGDFRRVFEIGPVFRAENSNTHRHLCEFVGLDMEMEIRDNYMEVVDLIDDMLKHVFHGINTECKTEVEIFQKHQPSVEPFKWLDQTPRIRFTEAVEMLRGTELAESIPDDISSYDFSTEQEKRLGRLVKEKYNTDYYIVYEYPLNARPFYTMPKERDGIMFTHSYDFFMRGEEILSGAQRIHNPDLLLQRAKECGIDPKTISCYIEAFKMGASPHAGCGIGLERVEMLFLGTGNIRRTSLFPRDPKRLTP; translated from the exons ATGGCCTTGCGCAAACCATCTTTTGTATTACTAATTTTCCACTCTGTACGGCTTTTGGTACTACGGGGTTCTTATACGGCCAGATCATCGTGCACCTCCGGTAGATTCCATAGCCCCGGATACGTCCACCAGCGTTTCCTATCTTCCAGCCCTTCTCGTCTGCACATCATGGATAAACGTGAAGATAACCTTGACCAGGTTATATCTCCAGCAGCACAAGCCAAGCTGGATGCCAAACAGCAGCGTCTGAAGGCTCGTG AGGAGCAAGAACGGCAAAAGCAGCTTTTGCTTGAGACCACAGTATCAGACCTAGATTCTGCATCGTTTGGCTATTTACTGCCGACGATATCCTGTTTACCTACTAGACAATGGGTGGAGATAAAGGATATCGATTCGGCTGAAGGCCAGGTTGTATGGCTGCGTGGACGTATCAATGACGTTCGTGGCAAGG GTACCATGACATTTATCATCTTGAGGCAGCAGCATGAGTCGCTACAATGCATAGTTGACTCTCGGCAGGAAATGGTATCCAAGGACATGGCCAAGTGGGCTGCATCGCTGTCCATGGAGTCCATTGTCGATGTCCTGGGGAAGGTAGTAAGGCCCGAGGTGCCGGTAACCTCGACCACAGCTAAAT GCGAGTTACAGGTGCACAAGCTGATTTGTATCAGCAAGGCCAATCCTACAATGCCATTCCTGATCCGTGACGCCAACAAcactgatgatgaagaggCCTGCAAGAACCCTAGT GTTATCAAGGTCAATCAGGACACCAGGCTGGATAACCGCCCACTGGATCTTAGG GCTACTTTAAACCTCGCCATATTCAAGATTCAATCGGAAATTTGCCAACAGTTCCGCAATTTTCTACTAAAGCGTGACTTTATTGAGATCCATAGCCCTAAGCTCCTTGGGGGTACCAGCGAAGGTGGCTGCAACGTATTTAAGTTGAAGTACTTTGACAACGATGCGTGCCTTGCGCAATCGCCACAGCTGTACAAGCAGCTTGCGGTGGTTGGTGACTTCCGACGCGTATTTGAGATAG GCCCGGTTTTCAGGGCTGAGAACAGTAATACCCACCGCCACCTTTGCGAGTTCGTAGGGCTTGATATGGAGATGGAGATCCGCGATAACTACATGGAGGTGGTGGATCTGATCGACGACATGCTGAAGCATGTATTCCACGGGATCAACACGGAATGTAAAACTGAAGTTGAGATTTTCCAGAAGCACCAGCCCTCTGTGGAACCTTTCAAATGGCTGGATCAGACGCCGCGCATCCGCTTCACAGAGGCTGTGGAAATGCTGCGCGGCACCGAGCTTGCGGAATCGATTCCTGACGATATATCGTCGTATGACTTCTCCACCGAGCAGGAAAAACGTTTAGGCCGACTTGTCAAGGAGAAGTACAACACGGATTACTACATTGTATATGAGTACCCACTAAACGCACGCCCATTTTATACCATGCCCAAGGAACGCGATGGCATAATGTTCACGCACAGCTACGACTTCTTCATGCGAGGTGAAGAAATCCTTTCGGGTGCACAGCGTATCCATAACCCGGACCTGCTGCTGCAGCGAGCCAAGGAATGTGGAATCGACCCCAAGACCATCTCATGTTACATAGAGGCCTTCAAAATGGGTGCCTCTCCACATGCCGGGTGTGGTATAGGACTTGAACGTGTGGAAATGCTGTTTCTAGGTACTGGTAACATACGTCGCACCTCGCTGTTCCCCAGGGACCCTAAACGTCTTACACCTTAA
- a CDS encoding DNA mismatch repair protein C-terminal domain family protein: MSIVGLSADRSASHRSLQVISEVKCVVRELVENAIDAGATDIVIKLVDQGLTSISVSDNASGIEAFNFEQLAKRSSTSKIKQFEDIFTSLSSHGFRGEALNSIANVSTLEVETRVAKEEVGWYLKFDRDGSLIEKTPIAKKVGTVVTSSKLFEPYPVRRNLLIKGAKSQATGAVGIVQQYALIYPEIRFLLTNMSSTNHQISSLFSSTGTSKSIREVSGEIFGSNFIKNVLDIKLTRDTWSVEGIISTPQTGRQNNDIQILFINRRPVDGMKKLKRCIKDVHKQFSSKYNVAYVLNINIDSKHVDVNLAPDKRRLFLMQEDTITRQLKEGILELYMMRMAKDSITNDPLRMKQLQFSRSSTASSPDMQSSRTESTDSFVFCPGNEVNGDHRDPGPRGNAKCKQRSLQSFMVTSTRDNSVLKNSNTIDQWFADDHKVKAVVNRMPSSSRAETADSSSVSTLSIHEEVLDAYAMSMVCTQQSLTTVYNSSNDMNIAKDSTDSGGIDITELTYNTDRIVKQEPLAHTPRDVDTPDPQFNGDSNSSTTLEYNSTPEEDGVPIKLDPHLSVVKQEVVARDSLTDAQEIASTQSNVDRPSPRTEDAVNSDTAQTNEVLNLKLQRVYDDNFRKSEVYRMFGSSSEPGFHPIDTETIDPKIFLRMQVCGQFNNGFIIAKLESKYSESNKVKYAVYLIDPHAADEKTKFEKYNSSVKIQRQPLVCERKVDLSPFHQQVVQANLDLLYENGFAATVVRQVVNDEGGYNREPGIYLSSFPQVLGQILGEEDFVSFVHDLAQSGSSSQPDPTNTSASQVLWGANTILPRPKRIWNILANRACKDAVKLGDPLTMKQMIVIKDRLAGLVHPWNCPHGRPTMKCLITTEQINSIITQ; encoded by the exons ATGAGTATTGTTGGCCTATCAGCCGATCGCAGCGCGAGCCATCGCAGCCTTCAGGTCATATCCGAAGTTAAGTGCGTAGTACGCGAGCTGGTGGAGAATGCAATCGACGCCGGAGCCACTGATATCG TGATTAAACTTGTTGACCAGGGGCTTACATCCATCTCGGTCTCAGATAACGCAAGTGGTATAGAAGCATTTAACTTCGAACAGCTAG CAAAACGGAGCTCAACGTCAAAGATCAAGCAGTTCGAGGATATTTTCACCTCACTCAGCAGCCATGGTTTCAGG GGCGAAGCTCTAAACTCAATTGCTAATGTCAGTACCCTTGAAGTGGAGACACGAGTTGCTAAGGAAGAAGTTGGATGGTACCTTAAATTTGATAGAGATGGGTCACTGATAGAGAAAACGCCAATAGCTAAAAAG GTCGGAACCGTAGTGACATCCTCGAAGCTGTTTGAACCATACCCGGTGCGCCGTAACCTGCTGATCAAGGGTGCTAAGTCGCAAGCTACAGGGGCAGTAGGAATTGTACAACAATATGCACTGATTTACCCAGAAATACGGTTCTTACTAACTAACATGTCGTCCACTAACCACCAGATAAGCAGTCTATTCTCTAGTACGGGTACTTCCAAGAGCATACGTGAGGTGTCTGGCGAGATTTTCGGGAGCAATTTTATAAAGAACGTACTGGATATCAAGCTTACACGTGATACCTGGAGCGTAGAAGGTATTATTAGCACGCCACAAACAGGAAGGCAGAATAACGATATACAGATCCTATTTATCAACAGGAGGCCAGTAGACGGTATGAAGAAGCTTAAACGGTGCATAAAGGATGTACACAAGCAGTTCTCCAGCAAATATAACGTAGCATACGTCctgaatataaatatagatTCCAAGCATGTAGACGTGAATTTAGCCCCGGATAAACGACGGTTGTTCCTTATGCAGGAGGATACTATAACACGCCAGCTCAAGGAAGGTATACTTGAGCTTTACATGATGCGCATGGCCAAGGATTCTATAACCAATGACCCATTAAGGATGAAGCAGTTGCAATTTAGTCGGTCTTCCACTGCATCCAGTCCCGATATGCAGTCCTCAAGGACCGAGAGTACTGATTCATTTGTGTTTTGTCCAGGCAATGAAGTGAATGGTGACCATAGGGATCCTGGACCACGAGGGAATGCAAAGTGCAAGCAGAGGTCACTGCAATCGTTCATGGTTACATCAACTAGGGACAACAGTGTATTGAAAAATAGTAACACTATAGACCAATGGTTTGCAGACGACCACAAGGTAAAAGCGGTAGTTAATAGGATGCCCAGTTCAAGCCGTGCTGAAACAGCGGATAGCAGTAGTGTGTCAACACTAAGCATACACGAAGAAGTGTTGGACGCATATGCCATGTCCATGGTATGCACGCAACAATCGTTGACTACAGTATATAACTCAAGTAACGATATGAACATCGCAAAGGATAGTACGGATAGTGGTGGGATAGATATTACTGAATTGACCTACAACACCGATCGCATTGTAAAACAGGAGCCGCTGGCCCATACACCACGCGATGTGGATACACCTGATCCGCAGTTCAATGGCGACTCGAACTCTTCCACCACCCTGGAGTACAACTCCACTCCAGAAGAGGATGGAGTGCCCATTAAACTGGATCCACACCTCAGTGTTGTAAAACAGGAAGTTGTGGCCCGAGATAGCCTAACAGATGCCCAGGAAATTGCAAGTACACAATCAAACGTAGATAGACCTAGCCCAAGGACGGAAGATGCAGTCAATAGTGACACTGCACAAACAAATGAGGTACTCAACCTAAAGCTACAAAGAGTATATGATGACAATTTCCGGAAGTCTGAAGTATATCGCATGTTCGGTTCATCTAGTGAACCGGGATTCCATCCAATAGATACCGAAACCATAGACCCAAAGATATTCCTAAGGATGCAAGTATGCGGACAGTTTAATAACGGGTTCATAATAGCAAAGCTCGAGAGTAAATATAGCGAGAGTAACAAAGTTAAGTATGCGGTGTATCTAATAGATCCACATGCTGCCGACGAGAAGACCAA ATTTGAAAAATACAACTCAAGTGTGAAAATACAACGGCAACCCCTAGTGTGTGAAAGAAAAGTAGATTTATCGCCATTTCATCAACAG GTAGTACAGGCCAACCTGGATCTGCTATATGAAAATGGATTTGCCGCCACAGTAGTGCGCCAAGTTGTTAACGATGAAGGTGGTTATAATCGAGAACCTGGTATATACCTAAGCTCATTCCCACAGGTTTTAGGACAAATACTAGGTGAAGAGGATTTTGTGTCATTTGTACATGACTTGGCACAAAGTGGAAGTTCGTCACAGCCGGATCCAACAAATACTAGCGCCTCCCAGGTGCTTTGGGGAGCTAATACGATACTACCAAGACCAAAACGAATATGGAACATATTGGCAAACAG AGCTTGTAAGGACGCTGTCAAGCTAGGAGATCCACTGACAATGAAGCAGATGATAGTAATCAAGGATAGACTTGCAGGACTCGTGCATCCGTGGAATTGCCCTCATGGAAGGCCTACAATGAAGTGCTTGATTACCACCGAGCAAATTAACAGCATTATCACCCAGTAA
- a CDS encoding ribosomal protein L34 family protein, whose protein sequence is MVQRVVLRRHCRYNTRSNKQRKVKTPGGRLVVQRRVKVAQGPKCGDCKCKLAGIPALRPHLYRNLKKRERRVSRAYGGVRCHKCVKDRIIRAFLKEEQKALKKVIEEREAKKSAASAKVAEEKKEGAAKKAPKSAKADGARESREGKPSKKKAAPKA, encoded by the exons ATGGTACAGAGGGTAGTTTTAAGGCGTCACTGCCGTTACAACACCAGATCTAACAAGCAGCGCAAGGTTAAGACCCCTGGTGGCCGCTTGGTCGTCCAGCGCCGCGTTAAGGTTGCCCAGGGCCCGAAGTGTGGTGACTGCAAGTGCAAACTTGCTGGTATTCCAGCTCTCAGGCCTCACCTTTACCGCAACTTGAAGAAGCGTGAGCGTAGAGTATCACGTGCTTACGGTGGTGTTCGTTGCCACAAATGTGTTAAGGATAG GATCATTCGCGCATTCTTGAAGGAGGAGCAGAAGGCTCTTAAGAAGGTAATTGAGGAGCGCGAGGCCAAGAAGTCCGCTGCTTCCGCCAAGGTTGCTGAGGAGAAGAAGGAGGGCGCTGCCAAGAAGGCCCCTAAGAGCGCCAAGGCTGACGGTGCCCGCGAGTCTAGGGAGGGCAAGCCAAGCAAGAAGAAGGCTGCTCCCAAGGCCTAA
- a CDS encoding Transitional endoplasmic reticulum ATPase domain protein: protein MPSYRNNLSRYFLLLYFLCLSSILALDVRSGPRQKVNLLPSSAPCHVSKYGTSSWSLALIPFGSGGNSGPDKDSKSVKEGFSGWPWSKKKDDLPSGGNPHSHEDSSEPTLPESDTVERISKGPSQRILEGLIPNLFVLSGVFDGNSSIEIRMGKEPANKLGVAEGNLVRVRGKKRCDTVCVVGIDPNITDNQVLIHSDTRRNLKLRTGDVMSIDLISDIPPAKLVKLMPFEDSVGPILAQMPQTLRHTFPKMLMKVILDFFSREIALGRRRPVRLGDHMTLQLKFQDSTKSSLVLLPNDHNETNSFVVELKIMSIKSYKDDYRGIMDVESGLISGESVLDCSGPSLTREQHDASYGELGYDEIGGMDKQLSKIRELIELPLLHPEVYKAVGISPPKGVILHGPPGTGKTLIARAIASETGAHCVVINGPEIMSKHVGESEAKLRRAFEKASKNSPAIIFIDEIDSIATKREKSPSELERRIVSQLLTLMDGIEPSKNVVVLAATNRINSIDTALRRFGRFDREIEIAACDEEERYEILKIKTRGMRLSPDISLKKIAGECHGYVGADIAQLCFEAAMCCIRENLASMDMLQFEDKVSPEVLNKLVIQNRHFAEALRICNPSTLRERRVQIPETTWEDIGGLEDVKKELIETVQYPVEHPEKFRKFGQASSKGVLFYGPPGCGKTLLAKAIAHECNANFISIKGPELLTMWFGESEANVRELFDKARAAAPCILFFDEIDSIAKTRGGPGGGSSSGSEAADRVINQILTEIDGVNVKKPIFIIAATNRPDILDPAICRPGRLDQLIYISLPDLKSRESIFKAALKNSPLAPDVNIRRMAEELEGYSGADIAEICHRAAREAIRESIEHEIKRGRRLKEGEEDPVPYITNEHFRVAMANARKSVRKEDIKRYEQFKKKLASSTG, encoded by the coding sequence ATGCCGAGTTATCGTAATAATTTATCAAGGTATTTCTTGTTGCTATATTTTCTGTGTCTGAGTTCTATATTAGCGCTCGATGTTAGATCTGGACCTCGACAGAAGGTCAATCTTTTGCCGTCAAGTGCGCCCTGTCATGTGTCTAAATATGGCACTAGTTCGTGGTCGCTGGCACTGATACCTTTCGGTAGCGGGGGTAACTCCGGACCAGATAAGGACTCAAAATCAGTTAAGGAAGGCTTCAGCGGGTGGCCTTGGTCCAAGAAGAAGGATGATTTACCATCTGGAGGGAATCCGCATAGCCATGAGGACAGCTCCGAGCCGACATTACCTGAAAGCGATACCGTAGAGCGTATTAGCAAGGGACCCAGTCAGAGGATATTGGAAGGTCTGATACCTAACCTATTTGTATTATCCGGTGTGTTTGATGGTAACAGCAGCATAGAAATACGCATGGGCAAGGAACCTGCTAACAAACTGGGTGTTGCAGAGGGCAACTTAGTCCGTGTCCGTGGTAAGAAACGCTGTGACACGGTATGTGTAGTGGGCATAGACCCTAACATAACTGACAACCAAGTTCTTATACATTCTGACACCCGTCGTAACCTGAAGCTGCGTACTGGCGACGTCATGTCCATAGATCTCATTTCTGATATCCCACCTGCCAAATTGGTAAAGCTAATGCCATTTGAGGACAGTGTCGGGCCGATACTAGCTCAGATGCCGCAGACTCTGCGGCACACGTTCCCCAAGATGCTAATGAAGGTAATTCTTGACTTCTTCAGTCGCGAGATAGCATTGGGACGCAGGCGTCCTGTTCGACTGGGTGACCACATGACCCTGCAGTTGAAGTTCCAGGACTCCACAAAATCGTCGCTCGTGTTGCTCCCTAACGACCACAACGAGACCAACAGCTTCGTTGTTGAGTTAAAGATCATGTCTATTAAATCCTATAAAGACGACTACCGGGGTATAATGGACGTTGAATCTGGATTGATATCCGGTGAGAGTGTCCTTGACTGCAGCGGTCCTTCCTTAACTCGTGAACAGCATGACGCATCTTATGGTGAACTCGGTTATGACGAGATTGGTGGTATGGACAAGCAGCTATCCAAGATTAGGGAGCTCATAGAGCTGCCGCTGTTACACCCTGAGGTGTACAAGGCTGTTGGCATATCACCTCCTAAGGGTGTGATACTGCATGGCCCTCCGGGTACTGGTAAGACCCTGATTGCCAGGGCAATAGCTTCAGAGACCGGTGCCCACTGTGTTGTTATCAACGGTCCAGAGATCATGTCAAAGCACGTTGGCGAGTCGGAGGCCAAATTGCGCCGTGCATTTGAGAAAGCTTCGAAAAACTCGCCCGCAATTATATTCATTGACGAGATAGACTCGATAGCAACTAAGCGTGAGAAGAGTCCTAGCGAGCTGGAGCGACGTATCGTCAGCCAGCTTCTAACGCTGATGGATGGCATTGAACCCAGTAAGAACGTAGTTGTGCTGGCAGCTACGAATCGCATTAATTCGATAGACACCGCGTTGCGCAGGTTCGGCAGGTTTGATCGTGAGATTGAGATAGCCGCCTGCGACGAGGAGGAGCGGTATGAAATACTAAAGATAAAAACTCGCGGTATGCGCTTAAGTCCTGATATATCCCTGAAGAAAATCGCAGGCGAGTGCCATGGCTATGTTGGTGCCGACATAGCACAACTCTGCTTTGAGGCTGCCATGTGCTGCATTCGTGAAAATTTAGCTTCTATGGACATGCTCCAGTTTGAGGACAAGGTATCTCCTGAGGTCCTCAACAAGCTAGTTATTCAAAATCGCCATTTCGCGGAGGCCTTGCGCATATGCAACCCATCGACCCTCCGGGAACGCCGTGTACAAATTCCGGAGACTACCTGGGAGGATATAGGGGGTCTTGAGGACGTCAAAAAGGAACTCATCGAGACAGTCCAGTATCCCGTTGAGCACCCTGAGAAATTCCGTAAATTCGGTCAAGCTTCTAGTAAAGGTGTATTGTTCTACGGCCCTCCAGGCTGTGGTAAGACTTTGTTGGCCAAAGCAATAGCACATGAATGCAATGCCAACTTCATATCAATCAAGGGTCCCGAACTACTGACCATGTGGTTTGGTGAGTCCGAAGCGAATGTACGTGAACTGTTTGACAAGGCTCGCGCTGCTGCGCCGTGTATACTCTTTTTCGATGAGATCGACTCCATAGCTAAGACTAGGGGCGGTCCCGGTGGAGGCAGCAGCAGCGGCTCCGAGGCTGCAGATCGTGTGATTAACCAGATTCTCACGGAAATCGATGGTGTGAATGTAAAGAAGCCTATATTCATTATCGCGGCTACTAATAGACCAGATATATTGGACCCGGCTATTTGCAGGCCTGGGAGGCTCGACCAGCTGATTTACATATCGCTACCCGATTTGAAGAGTAGAGAAAGTATCTTCAAGGCCGCTTTGAAGAACTCGCCGTTGGCCCCCGACGTCAACATACGCAGGATGGCAGAGGAACTGGAGGGGTACTCTGGAGCGGACATTGCGGAAATATGCCACAGGGCCGCCAGGGAGGCCATCAGGGAGAGCATTGAGCACGAGATTAAGCGAGGCCGCCGTTTAAAGGAGGGTGAGGAGGACCCGGTGCCGTATATAACTAACGAGCACTTCAGGGTTGCCATGGCCAATGCCAGGAAGTCCGTCCGCAAGGAGGACATTAAAAGGTATGAACAGTTTAAGAAAAAACTTGCTTCTAGCACTGGTTAA